A stretch of the Theileria equi strain WA chromosome 1, complete sequence genome encodes the following:
- a CDS encoding signal peptide-containing protein (encoded by transcript BEWA_027420A), translated as MKNLLFLLPFLCYKAESFPIVDVTVDLAKEDQRHAYRMGTRVWHGFMYIAYYPTAGYRVTQINYEDQVLWKKSDNPEERLYNFKFYYLYGDLRVGFIHVFNGEKYVSFYFKKVAGTWVPISFDDLEYLVEKMKRCRDLDVNKPVVEEVFSVQEYSPSGIPAFICMPWPGYVIQLVRADESRLWEAKDDSERCEHVVLHGPKDEPKLVHMFIAMENAYKVLYFEKVNEEWKEVDKEKFYERLQSLDEETPMEVS; from the coding sequence ATGAAAAACCTTTTATTCCTACTCCCGTTTCTCTGCTACAAGGCTGAAAGCTTCCCTATAGTCGACGTCACCGTTGATCTTGCAAAAGAAGATCAAAGGCACGCATATCGAATGGGAACACGTGTTTGGCACGGATTCATGTACATAGCCTACTACCCAACCGCCGGTTACAGGGTTACCCAGATCAACTATGAAGATCAAGTGCTTTGGAAAAAGAGCGATAATCCAGAGGAAAGGCTCTATAACTTCAAGTTCTACTACCTCTATGGAGATCTTAGAGTGGGCTTCATTCATGTTTTTAATGGAGAAAAATACGTTTCATTCTATTTCAAAAAGGTGGCCGGAACTTGGGTTCCAATATCTTTTGACGACCTCGAATATCTGGTTGAAAAGATGAAGCGGTGCAGAGATCTTGACGTAAACAAGCCCGTAGTTGAAGAAGTTTTCAGCGTGCAAGAGTACTCTCCATCTGGCATTCCAGCATTCATCTGCATGCCCTGGCCAGGGTACGTGATACAACTTGTCAGGGCTGACGAATCACGTCTTTGGGAAGCCAAGGATGATTCTGAAAGATGCGAGCACGTTGTCTTGCATGGACCAAAGGATGAGCCTAAACTCGTACACATGTTTATAGCAATGGAGAATGCATACAAGGTGCtctattttgaaaaggtgaatgaagaatggaaggaggTCGACAAGGAAAAGTTTTACGAAAGACTCCAAAGTcttgatgaagaaactcCAATGGAAGTCTCATAG
- a CDS encoding hypothetical protein (encoded by transcript BEWA_027410A): protein MLQVILNRLIRIFGRQTLEKWIPLDRLCVTSLTDPEIHLANVPLPDVLFESISVPFSLVKSNISRVVVKCPWTSFFKNFAKDSLKIDVEGVEIVVRTKHLCEFQDELARSSFERKKLKDLAKAAKPSKKKIAKVVNALCVTVRDVKLTLVDDVLHSEPFSIVIRADVVELSGMDPGDPVLEPNQRRGILDSLLIALLVRSRGVQMWHLVYKDGEEELDAESSMDSWGTIESKQTSRTSPEIDECGTWMDQEGKAEPVSEEELSNYSHSSDEMFESDDEGAANILNVKRSAFCLGCSGIDVADVTIEHEVKDANLRYLSILKLPYTVYKVTPSAGITFTLMFKQWDVSALALQKDSGKDVLRSMDIGICADSDKLGRGTNYGYLFDGRIRYEPFAVTMTTAGMEVLYNFIKHIQLVSFYRALLLENFNAMPSIHDCRKYVNVLGKPQILHAMDSDFIEKFEKATPIPIVVQLRNISKSFGKTGNLLQDMCSLCDGNANHFGNQSWFRGERGLTVTIPNVQLEMISASQLHEYIEGVTVDKKHLPCVIFHTDILRVVSESKINKCSRTRIMISKPVLRYAKIRALAERRSFSAKVSFRHVLDDRLLVYPDALFDANDDEKDMELTFEGYGNAVKATYLQMPKMNLVINTLYHFYSTVGPDAFKDIEKGYINLDVLYERTERLGVGNAEIMDKIREGLRRPIRSIFKGSFKDISLRLYISTVTGTSKPVIDRDAEMIYLENDALLSQWDYCKDIAEPLCEDVNDPFTIISIDAIPYKVDSMVIRNSAELETIISTSIKMSPADLVEVWYKNTRDLDFIFEGFDGEIRDVLLIKTSGFEILKDGGRYLHLAMGDVNAALSSSDDFVEAEDLEIASVKEIKFAQEVKTFSLQIEHVHLSFMHQLVDAMLKSGILLMRADLIKVIDRLKDFGCVGDSVYARGHGHVQDAMESECNEGIIKMMQNYTLDVDALKGSVLTSWPKVVDDAEKFLIKVVDTRLDLENFRASIKNIHGEFGMSPKSVKLKIGGTTLVKDKTHVLIACCIDDLVHCRITENEVKDGQVFIEYIEDGSQQVANVKVEIQNFHHRIDADFIDECKQIAECIDMKSGGGKRNLSLRISLYNSSLHYFGVGIKLELYAMLSCFQRAKSLDLSLKIPRMHVLTCVNFEDLLSFSLINLAFKMVPKDNVERAHFSISHCALWGFYDVYGQNEVERMNGQEAVNVLLTLLQEDWYSQLIRAMIPSSELCFGAKNQKALVPIFVSKVPMGVRLAPLLNAKWIKEWLDDVSTEPEPDVFVANVLKHFNQSLDSRDCDFLSANFKISRIDECKIITGSASLSNCSILLHLEPIMSLVEELKRLDFSALQSRDKGGPAIVTISVGVDMDVSFPITLDSATRILMPLEMLPSVSAHNEKEIRNENIRILCKSTIPRTFSRICFNVESRCQKVQGLHMLPDDLVGVDKEDLAILAAAEEQRYAFLDYFDEIKMVTFLHCENLTTVLYRIPAGFTTRSMDDGSAMQIVSIQSPLGSGILEPSKDSYNLCAISLQNIVLDSCCTPSRDTHLNFSLESIKVVDSVGKFLIRSIPDNASHKLKAQVSATLTRRGNAIAIKCNIEKTRTEIQPEGLEPFFEVLKDIKRVGKGSKELSRNDSALDVPTSTTTKDVLIRLNLYEIWIHPSASTDTECIEKARSYKFLQYKRPSKQYIEPDTIPVILKTAHRIENPCMDAEDDNVLNILGIMSSITFQICDQRREVEMKYLGICMGHAKNIGDDVTMLADEKGDLFHMDTLGPSTMDRSEFGPRMLLETHAGMLNIDEEADKVNISSQLNKIKVHLTVDNIFHFMNLKPLLFDPYARLVNMLIQTRRRNEPDAASQMHCSDSLFEDIRHLFSKHGMELETMCNVQYNDYVSVNHNSVKFTESVLSLIGPINHLFWKKGDKEITVSFKSQDSHFTLVSGINDLVISLNLHEAKLQAIHGAPSGISHTILDSSLLFNISLMSSSLEDTMLRNTLVTAQILRKGGLIDRPSLVTNLCISGIVLELNSRIIQLFQYVSSISSILSGKCDPSISINLYNALGIEICVLSGISSNIYDKVLTMPPGTVTSVPDRELLIFLKRSSVDAIDGAGREWIMEEYKNLLFGNSNNVKNLLGLFNNSGDIHGTNYGIPSLPKGWDQLDTFLFLGKYENAPRLLKFPNTGYVILVEPSIDPFTSQINVTVSSSISIQNSTSLNFIISQDPKVGYLKKLAYKITKKNEPSQQYQSLYINAYTSANIPISWFGNGIMPMIAPMFPNQFENTNEIPFPQLHLLLNKHRFVESELESQSLFALKFRGYLGFKCSLAYSEISHEDDHAIVYYKFVITIEPMIKIINSLPFNVVLYVSLSKNIMAQEEDSDDIYQLMTSYRAVKKLSSREAWGIPFSEQRIFLRVAIQGAPLRSMSDAFYPLCTFISNTFSLNLPSFGRTSTVKPLKFLAGQFEALEKPFIPVMDAVTEFFKNKEYFQYMKRIQATFEVSRNSITIIWPFSFENITNSFIALNGYIIPPGFKLHGNLQDATNSRIRAFINTSESLFLHTNQSGRLDLTSTTTLRSPIYLNVPIEILKRYAFSNSSIQGPLDIEPILENIKDKIQYKSRIANPKRISMDDVNVENTQIGAVASNFNSTNLTLGCTVRYSSFPYNTCKIVVISNLFTFVNKLPFSICIRGVTADGGIEEFGNDNELEGISNCLVITPGETCELNTPCTHACVIKLENGNYSSKFPLIPPRVPTNFQLELNSENVAYTTMASRGILIQVNVISGKFAESKLPYTYNGYYFVLSIPNTSHYQVLNITRYTLAYTVPENVKTMEAKMVEEHSQVQFGGKADYKIGILPPNCITHYVPSTYKITQQHEIALKVLNSGSDWTIHPFSIHTASVSGLCFLLDEMNREIYTATILRHDGSRILVIVESRDVAAEIKACKGAIMRNEIQTPWSSITINVKTPRITLTLKRKRRVIIAAHFTNLAVSFCQRIFGTSDSEEGSTGALSTIHLNLMIKAIHIDHFLHGFIPVILKSLAKRHSKQESFLECKLAGSIYSRDTPLVVDSANIKTSPLSINIEMRVIEQIVDYLEMVKLQINTDETARESLVRPEPKWSEMKATHPVYILDFCIEPINLVLAIRTSDVKLSRQTLQLLDALPLDTPSVCVHFASEKRSYSVFSLGELAHSLKHSYLRQLIRQSLPTAWLSNSFAVIYGVGKGLIFLVTQPFTCAKQFGGIVPSMEGFVFGIGNGVKFLVLYIVGGIAQSMGHVLNVLQKILGRKRARPLGILDALWLGINGVLLDIFVRPWKKIVIDFKRGKGNRETRGKICLKLATNLVQCILCPVFAAVNMLITVAEGLSNVLLGDLEQFTHIYESDQLEKPQASGVNFGISNFDSGSKEDGTRESNTFIKRMKTATMRKFY from the coding sequence ATGTTACAAGTGATCTTGAATCGCCTAATTCGAATCTTTGGGCGACAGACGCTGGAGAAATGGATACCTTTGGACCGTTTGTGTGTAACGTCGCTGACTGACCCTGAAATTCACTTGGCAAATGTGCCATTGCCAGATGTGTTATTTGAAAGCATTTCAGTACCATTTTCCTTGGTAAAGTCTAACATTTCAAGGGTCGTAGTCAAGTGTCCATGGACGTCTTTCTTCAAAAACTTTGCAAAGGACTCGCTGAAGATTGACGTCGAGGGCGTGGAGATTGTGGTACGCACCAAGCATCTCTGCGAGTTCCAGGATGAGTTGGCGAGGTCCTCCTTCGAGAGAAAGAAGCTCAAGGACCTAGCGAAGGCGGCAAAGCCCTCGAAAAAGAAGATCGCAAAGGTAGTAAACGCGCTATGCGTTACAGTCAGGGATGTAAAGCTGACTCTGGTGGACGATGTCCTGCATAGTGAGCCGTTTTCAATTGTAATACGCGCAGATGTCGTGGAATTGTCTGGTATGGATCCAGGGGATCCCGTCCTTGAACCAAATCAGAGAAGAggaattttggattctttGCTCATTGCGCTGCTTGTAAGGAGTAGAGGAGTTCAAATGTGGCATTTGGTCTACAAGGATGGTGAAGAGGAGCTGGACGCGGAGTCCAGTATGGACTCTTGGGGAACTATAGAGAGTAAGCAGACATCTAGGACCAGTCCAGAAATTGATGAGTGCGGGACCTGGATGGATCAAGAGGGTAAGGCTGAGCCTGTTTCAGAGGAGGAGCTGAGTAATTACTCACATTCAAGTGATGAAATGTTCGAGTCAGATGATGAAGGTGCTGCcaacattttaaatgtcAAAAGGAGTGCATTCTGCCTTGGATGTTCTGGAATAGATGTGGCAGACGTCACTATAGAACATGAGGTAAAGGATGCAAATTTGCGCTATCTATCCATACTGAAACTACCCTATACTGTATACAAGGTTACTCCTAGTGCCGGTATCACATTTACGCTAATGTTCAAGCAGTGGGACGTTTCTGCCCTTGCTCTGCAAAAGGATTCTGGAAAGGACGTCTTGAGATCAATGGACATTGGAATATGCGCAGATTCAGACAAATTGGGTCGAGGGACAAATTATGGATACTTATTTGATGGGAGAATTAGGTACGAACCCTTTGCAGTCACAATGACCACCGCTGGGATGGAGGTGCTCTACAATTTTATCAAACACATTCAGCTCGTTTCATTCTATAGAGCCCTTTTGCTGGAGAACTTTAATGCTATGCCAAGTATTCACGACTGTAGAAAATATGTAAACGTACTTGGAAAACCGCAGATATTGCATGCCATGGATTCAGACTTTATTGAGAAATTTGAAAAGGCTACTCCTATTCCCATAGTTGTTCAGCTTCGCAACATTTCAAAATCATTTGGCAAGACTGGAAACTTGCTCCAAGACATGTGCTCCCTCTGTGATGGCAACGCTAACCATTTTGGCAACCAATCTTGGTTTAGAGGAGAACGTGGACTGACTGTAACTATTCCAAACGTTCAGCTTGAGATGATTTCTGCCTCACAGCTACACGAGTATATAGAAGGGGTGACTGTGGACAAGAAACACCTTCCATGTGTCATATTCCATACGGATATACTCAGAGTTGTTAGTGAATCCAAGATAAACAAGTGTTCAAGGACAAGGATAATGATATCGAAGCCGGTTTTAAGGTATGCCAAGATTAGAGCTCTTGCCGAACGGCGTAGTTTTAGCGCCAAGGTTTCTTTTAGGCACGTTTTAGATGACCGCTTACTGGTGTACCCAGACGCGTTATTTGATGCGAATGATGATGAGAAAGACATGGAGCTAACTTTTGAGGGATACGGTAATGCGGTAAAGGCAACCTATTTGCAAATGCCAAAAATGAACCTTGTGATTAATACCCTCTACCACTTTTATTCAACAGTTGGTCCCGATGCATTCAAGGATATTGAAAAGGGGTACATAAATCTGGATGTCCTATACGAACGTACAGAAAGACTAGGGGTTGGGAATGCAGAGATTATGGATAAAATTAGAGAGGGACTGAGGCGCCCAATCAGGAGTATATTCAAGGGTTCATTCAAGGACATTTCATTGAGACTCTATATTTCTACTGTAACAGGGACGAGTAAACCAGTGATTGATCGAGATGCAGAGATGATATACTTGGAAAATGATGCACTCCTTAGCCAGTGGGATTATTGCAAAGATATTGCGGAACCACTTTGTGAGGACGTCAACGATCCATTTACTATAATTTCCATAGATGCAATCCCATATAAAGTGGATAGTATGGTTATTCGGAATTCCGCAGAGTTGGAAACAATTATTTCTACATCCATCAAAATGAGCCCTGCAGATCTTGTAGAGGTTTGGTATAAAAATACACGCGATTTGGATTTTATATTTGAAGGATTTGACGGAGAAATTAGAGACGTTTTGCTGATTAAAACTAGTGGATTCGAGATTTTGAAGGATGGAGGAAGGTATCTACACCTTGCAATGGGAGACGTGAATGCAGCTCTTTCAAGCTCAGACGATTTTGTTGAGGCAGAGGACCTCGAAATAGCCAGTGTAAAGGAAATAAAGTTTGCGCAGGAAGTAAAAACATTTTCCCTTCAAATTGAACATGTCCATCTCTCATTTATGCATCAGTTGGTGGATGCAATGTTAAAGTCTGGAATCTTGCTCATGAGGGCCGATCTCATCAAGGTTATAGACCGACTCAAGGATTTTGGGTGTGTTGGAGACTCTGTATATGCACGTGGACATGGCCATGTACAAGATGCAATGGAGTCGGAGTGTAACGAGGGAATCATTAAAATGATGCAAAATTATACTCTGGATGTAGATGCACTCAAGGGATCAGTCTTGACGAGTTGGCCAAAGGTTGTGGATGATGCGGAAAAGTTTCTAATCAAGGTCGTCGATACGAGATTGGATCTGGAGAATTTTAGGGCATCcatcaaaaatatacatGGAGAGTTTGGAATGAGCCCCAAGAGCGTAAAGCTAAAGATTGGTGGTACTACTcttgtaaaggataaaacTCATGTACTCATAGCATGTTGTATAGATGACCTGGTACATTGTAGAATAACTGAAAACGAGGTAAAGGATGGACAGGTGTTTATAGAGTATATTGAAGATGGTTCGCAGCAGGTCGCAAATGTCAAGGTTGagatacaaaattttcacCACCGCATAGATGCAGACTTTATAGACGAATGTAAACAGATTGCAGAATGCATTGACATGAAATCTGGAGGGGGAAAAAGGAATTTATCCTTGCGCATTTCTCTTTATAATTCCAGTCTGCACTATTTTGGAGTTGGCATAAAGTTGGAGCTATATGCAATGCTGTCATGCTTTCAACGTGCAAAATCTTTGGATCTCTCTCTAAAGATTCCTAGGATGCATGTTTTAACCTGTGTAAACTTTGAGGATCTTTTATCATTCTCCCTCATTAACTTGGCATTTAAAATGGTTCCAAAGGACAATGTAGAGCGTGCCcatttttccatttctCATTGTGCGCTTTGGGGGTTTTATGATGTGTATGGACAAAATGAGGTGGAAAGAATGAACGGGCAAGAAGCTGTAAATGTGCTCCTCACGTTGCTTCAAGAAGACTGGTACAGTCAACTCATTAGGGCAATGATTCCTAGCAGTGAATTGTGCTTTGGGGCTAAAAATCAAAAAGCCTTGGTTCCAATATTTGTAAGCAAAGTGCCTATGGGTGTTCGTTTGGCACCGCTCTTGAACGCCAAGTGGATAAAGGAATGGTTAGATGATGTATCAACGGAGCCTGAACCagatgtttttgttgcCAATGTACTCAAGCACTTTAATCAGTCTTTGGATAGTCGTGACTGTGACTTTCTTTCTGccaatttcaaaatttctAGAATAGACGAGTGTAAAATTATTACAGGTAGTGCGTCCCTATCAAATTGCTCCATTCTACTACACCTGGAACCTATAATGTCCCTTGTTGAAGAGCTAAAGAGGTTGGATTTCAGCGCTTTACAGAGTCGAGACAAGGGTGGACCAGCCATTGTCACAATTTCAGTTGGTGTAGACATGGATGTTTCATTTCCCATTACTCTAGATTCTGCGACAAGGATACTCATGCCGCTAGAGATGCTTCCAAGCGTATCTGCTCAtaatgaaaaggagatCCGCAATGAAAATATTAGGATCCTCTGCAAATCAACAATTCCCAGAACATTTTCTAGAATTTGTTTCAATGTTGAATCCAGGTGCCAAAAGGTACAAGGACTTCACATGCTGCCTGATGATTTAGTGGGTGTGGACAAGGAAGATTTGGCAATTTTGGCTGCAGCGGAGGAGCAACGATATGCATTCTTGGActattttgatgaaatcaAAATGGTGACCTTTTTACACTGCGAGAACCTCACCACTGTCCTATACAGAATACCAGCTGGATTTACTACGCGTTCAATGGATGATGGTTCCGCAATGCAAATTGTATCCATACAATCTCCACTGGGGTCTGGAATTCTAGAGCCCTCTAAGGACAGCTACAATCTCTGCGCTATAAGCCTGCAAAACATTGTCTTGGATTCTTGTTGTACACCATCAAGGGATACTCATCTAAACTTTAGCCTGGAATCCATAAAAGTTGTTGATTCAGTTGGCAAGTTTTTGATACGCAGTATACCAGATAATGCATCACATAAACTAAAAGCCCAAGTGTCCGCAACTCTCACTCGTAGGGGAAATGCTATTGCAATCAAGTGTAATATTGAAAAGACAAGGACTGAAATACAACCAGAGGGACTAGAGCCATTTTTTgaagttttaaaggatatTAAACGTGTAGGAAAGGGTTCCAAAGAGTTGAGCAGAAATGACTCGGCTCTAGATGTACCCACGTCTACAACAACAAAGGATGTACTCATCCGCTTAAACCTTTACGAAATATGGATACATCCCTCAGCTTCCACAGATACAGAGTGCATAGAAAAGGCAAGGAGCTATAAATTCCTACAATACAAGAGACCCTCAAAACAATATATTGAGCCAGATACCATTCCTGTAATATTGAAAACAGCACACAGAATTGAAAATCCATGCATGGACGCTGAAGATGACAATGTATTGAACATTTTGGGGATAATGTCAAGTATAACATTTCAAATTTGTGATCAAAGACGAGAAGTTGAGATGAAATATCTAGGGATTTGCATGGGACATGCCAAGAATATTGGCGACGATGTTACTATGCTCGCGGATGAAAAGGGGGACTTGTTTCATATGGACACTCTTGGACCCTCTACTATGGATCGCTCAGAATTTGGACCAAGGATGCTTCTTGAAACACACGCTGGAATGCTCAACATTGATGAGGAGGCTGACAAGGTCAATATATCTTCACAGTTAAACAAGATCAAGGTACACTTGACAGTGGAcaatatattccatttcATGAATCTAAAACCGCTACTCTTTGATCCATACGCTAGACTTGTAAATATGCTCATCCAGACAAGGAGACGAAATGAGCCGGATGCTGCAAGTCAAATGCACTGCTCGGATAGCCTATTTGAGGATATCCGCCACCTCTTTTCCAAACATGGTATGGAATTAGAGACAATGTGTAATGTACAATATAATGACTACGTTTCTGTAAATCACAACTCGgtaaaatttacagaatcTGTGCTCTCTTTAATAGGGCCAATAAATCATctattttggaaaaaaggTGATAAGGAAATTACAGTATCGTTTAAATCACAGGATTCACACTTTACACTAGTTTCTGGTATAAATGATCTGGTAATTTCCCTAAATTTGCACGAGGCCAAATTACAAGCTATTCATGGAGCTCCAAGTGGAATATCTCACacaattttggattctaGTCTTTTGTTCAATATATCTCTCATGAGTTCGAGTTTGGAGGATACCATGTTGCGAAACACACTTGTAACTGCACAAATTTTGCGAAAGGGTGGATTGATTGATAGACCATCGCTTGTCACCAACTTGTGTATAAGCGGCATTGTTCTTGAGCTAAATTCTAGGATCATTCAACTTTTCCAATACGTTTCCTCTATATCATCAATACtttctggaaaatgtgATCCATCCATAAGCATAAACCTCTACAATGCGCTCGGAATTGAAATTTGCGTACTGAGTGGaatatcatcaaatatttACGATAAAGTCTTGACAATGCCACCAGGAACAGTGACTAGCGTACCAGATAGGGAGTTACTCAtttttttgaaaaggtcGAGCGTAGATGCAATTGATGGAGCTGGAAGAGAGTGgataatggaagagtaCAAAAATTTGCTATTTGGGAACAGTAACAACGTAAAGAATCTACTTGGACTTTTCAACAACAGCGGTGACATACATGGTACAAACTATGGAATTCCTAGTTTGCCAAAGGGATGGGACCAGTTGgatacatttttattcctgggaaaatatgaaaatgcACCTCGCCTCTTAAAATTCCCAAACACTGGCTATGTTATCCTAGTTGAACCGAGCATTGACCCATTTACGTCACAAATCAATGTAACGGTTTCTTCTAGTATTTCTATACaaaattccacaagtttaaattttataatttcaCAGGACCCAAAGGTTGGCTACCTCAAAAAGTTGGCGTATAAAATTACCAAAAAGAATGAACCGAGCCAACAGTACCAGTCACTTTACATCAATGCATACACTAGTGcaaatattccaatatCGTGGTTTGGAAATGGGATAATGCCAATGATTGCTCCAATGTTCCCCAATCAGTTtgaaaatacaaatgaGATACCATTTCCACAGCTCCATTTGTTATTGAATAAGCATCGTTTTGTCGAGTCTGAATTGGAGAGTCAAAGTCTTTTTGCGCTAAAGTTTAGGGGATATTTAGGTTTTAAATGTAGTCTTGCATATAGTGAAATTTCTCATGAGGATGATCATGCAATCgtatattacaaatttgtaataacAATAGAGCCCATGattaaaattataaacAGTTTGCCctttaatgtagttttgtATGTTTCCCtatcaaaaaatataatggCACAAGAAGAGGACTCTGACGACATTTATCAACTAATGACAAGTTATAGGGCTGTAAAGAAGCTCTCTAGTAGGGAAGCCTGGGGAATACCATTCTCTGAGCAGCGTATATTCCTCAGGGTAGCCATCCAGGGAGCACCTCTGAGGAGCATGAGTGATGCATTTTACCCACTCtgtacatttatatcaaaCACCTTTTCTCTCAATTTACCAAGTTTTGGAAGAACGTCTACTGTCAAACCGCTAAAGTTCTTAGCTGGTCAATTTGAGGCTCTTGAGAAACCATTTATACCGGTAATGGATGCAGTAACAGAGTTTTTTAAAAACAAGGAATACTTTCAATATATGAAGCGCATACAAGCAACATTTGAGGTGTCTAGAAATTCTATTACAATAATTTGGCCATTCTCTTTTGaaaacattacaaattcCTTCATTGCGTTAAATGGGTACATTATCCCTCCTGGTTTCAAGCTCCATGGTAATTTGCAGGACGCCACAAATTCTCGTATTCGAGCATTTATAAACACTAGCGAGtcattatttttacatACAAACCAGTCTGGACGATTGGATCTCACCAGTACAACGACCTTGAGATCACCAATTTATCTGAATGTACCTATAGAGATACTCAAACGCTATGCGTTTTCCAACAGCAGTATTCAAGGACCACTTGATATCGAACctattttggaaaatatcaaaGACAAGATACAATATAAAAGTCGTATTGCTAACCCAAAGAGGATTAGCATGGATgatgtaaatgtggaaaaCACACAAATTGGCGCAGTTGCATCCAATTTCAATAGTACAAATTTAACATTGGGATGTACAGTGCGCTACTCCAGTTTCCCATACAATACATGCAAAATAGTTGTAATATCAAACCTCTTTACATTTGTAAACAAGCTCCCCTTTTCAATTTGCATTAGAGGAGTTACGGCGGATGGAGGTATTGAAGAATTTGGCAACGATAACGAGCTGGAAGGTATATCAAATTGCCTTGTAATTACACCAGGTGAAACGTGTGAACTAAACACTCCCTGCACACATGCGTGTGTTATAAAGTtggaaaatggaaactATAGCTCAAAGTTTCCCCTTATTCCACCAAGGGTTCCTACCAACTTTCAACTAGAGCTAAACTCTGAAAATGTTGCATACACGACAATGGCATCAAGAGGTATCCTAATACAGGTTAATGTCATTTCTGGAAAATTCGCAGAGAGCAAACTTCCATACACTTACAATGGTTACTATTTTGTCCTATCAATACCAAACACGTCACATTATCAAGTCCTAAACATTACAAGGTATACACTGGCATATACAGTGCCGGAGAATGTTAAAACTATGGAGGCAAAAATGGTTGAAGAACACTCGCAGGTCCAGTTTGGAGGGAAGGCTGATTACAAGATTGGGATTTTACCACCAAATTGCATCACTCACTATGTCCCATCCACATACAAGATTACGCAACAACATGAGATTGCTCTAAAGGTTTTGAATTCGGGATCTGATTGGACAATACACCCATTTTCCATACACACAGCATCAGTGTCTGGATTGTGTTTTCTTCTTGATGAAATGAATAGAGAAATTTACACTGCAACAATACTCAGACATGATGGTAGTAGGATTCTTGTTATTGTAGAATCTAGAGACGTTGCAGCTGAGATAAAGGCGTGCAAGGGTGCAATTATGCGAAATGAAATTCAGACGCCTTGGTCATCCATTACcataaatgtaaaaacCCCAAGAATTACCCTCACCCTTAAAAGAAAGAGGAGAGTTATTATAGCGGCACACTTTACAAATCTCGCGGTTTCCTTTTGCCAAAGGATTTTTGGCACAAGCGATTCAGAGGAGGGTAGCACGGGCGCACTTTCAACGATCCACCTCAATCTCATGATAAAGGCGATCCACATTGACCACTTTTTACACGGTTTCATTCCAGTCATATTAAAGAGTCTGGCCAAGAGACATTCAAAGCAAGAGTCCTTTTTGGAATGCAAATTAGCTGGGTCCATTTATAGCAGGGATACACCTTTGGTTGTAGACTCTGCAAACATTAAAACGTCACCGCTCTCCATCAACATTGAAATGCGGGTTATAGAGCAGATTGTCGACTATTTGGAAATGGTAAAGCTACAAATCAATACTGACGAGACTGCACGCGAATCATTGGTACGACCTGAGCCAAAATGGAGTGAAATGAAGGCTACACACCCAGTGTACATTTTAGACTTTTGCATTGAGCCAATCAATCTGGTACTCGCTATAAGGACGTCAGATGTAAAATTGTCTAGGCAAACCTTGCAGCTTTTAGATGCTTTACCATTGGATACACCATCTGTATGTGTTCACTTTGCATCGGAAAAACGAAGTTATTCAGTCTTTTCTCTAGGGGAACTAGCCCACTCTTTAAAACATTCATACCTTCGACAACTAATTAGGCAATCACTTCCTACAGCATGGCTTTCCAATTCGTTTGCTGTAATTTATGGAGTTGGCAAGGGACTCATATTTTTAGTCACTCAGCCATTTACATGTGCAAAACAGTTTGGTGGAATCGTACCCAGCATGGAGGGATTTGTGTTTGGAATAGGAAACGGTGTAAAATTCCTTGTGCTCTACATTGTAGGTGGAATTGCCCAGAGTATGGGCCATGTACTCAATGTTTTGCAAAAGATTTTGGGTAGAAAGCGAGCACGACCACTGGGCATCCTAGATGCTCTTTGGCTCGGTATAAATGGAGTCCTACTCGACATTTTTGTGAGACCATGGAAAAAGATTGTTATAGATTTTAAAAGAGGAAAGGGTAATCGAGAAACAAGGGGCAAAATTTGTCTGAAACTCGCAACAAATCTCGTCCAATGCATTCTATGTCCAGTATTTGCAGCAGTTAACATGCTAATCACGGTGGCCGAGGGGCTATCTAATGTTTTACTTGGAGATTTGGAGCAATTTACACACATTTACGAAAGCGATCAGCTTGAAAAACCTCAAGCTTCTGGAGTGAATTTTGGcatttcaaattttgattCTGGATCCAAAGAGGACGGCACCAGAGAATCAAACACGTTTATTAAGCGTATGAAAACGGCAACTATGCGTAAATTTTATTAG